A stretch of Halococcus sediminicola DNA encodes these proteins:
- a CDS encoding metal-dependent hydrolase has protein sequence MELTWHGHSTWYLEVGNTSLLIDPFFDNPHTEMEPADIDQPDYVLLTHGHADHIAHVGEFTDATVVAPVEVAAYVEAEMGADDTIGMNIGGTVECGDAYVTMHRADHTSGIDMGYEYELGNPAGYLVSDEQPGPDGTGTSFYHAGDTGLMSEMKDVIAPYLQPDAVALPMGDHFTMGIWQAAIAAEWLEAPHVFPMHYDTMPPLEADPQEFADAVAERAPDSEVHVLDDDGSFTLD, from the coding sequence ATGGAACTCACCTGGCACGGTCACTCGACGTGGTATCTCGAAGTCGGAAACACCAGTCTGCTCATCGACCCCTTCTTCGACAACCCGCATACCGAAATGGAGCCGGCGGACATCGACCAACCCGACTACGTACTCCTGACCCACGGCCACGCCGACCACATCGCCCACGTCGGCGAATTCACGGATGCGACGGTGGTCGCCCCGGTCGAAGTCGCCGCCTACGTCGAAGCGGAGATGGGTGCCGACGACACCATCGGGATGAACATCGGGGGAACTGTGGAATGTGGCGACGCCTACGTGACGATGCACCGGGCCGATCACACCAGCGGCATCGACATGGGCTACGAGTACGAACTCGGCAATCCCGCGGGCTATCTCGTCAGCGACGAACAGCCGGGTCCCGACGGCACGGGGACCTCGTTCTATCACGCCGGCGACACAGGTTTGATGAGCGAGATGAAGGACGTCATCGCTCCGTACCTTCAGCCCGATGCCGTGGCACTCCCGATGGGCGACCACTTCACGATGGGGATCTGGCAGGCCGCCATCGCCGCCGAGTGGCTCGAAGCGCCCCACGTGTTCCCGATGCACTACGATACCATGCCGCCGCTCGAAGCCGACCCACAGGAGTTCGCCGATGCGGTCGCCGAGCGCGCGCCCGACAGCGAAGTCCACGTCCTCGACGACGACGGCTCGTTCACGCTCGACTGA
- a CDS encoding OsmC family protein, with translation MADITVSSTSEEGFATTSRLGDFELTIDATNETGPDPNETLVADYASCYIPAFRVAGQQRDHDDLGKIEIDAEADLDDDDDLEAIRFDMRVEADISGEEDELVERGEEICHVHSALREDLHADISVESGAF, from the coding sequence ATGGCAGACATCACCGTCAGCAGCACGTCCGAAGAGGGATTCGCCACTACCAGTCGACTCGGTGACTTCGAACTCACCATCGACGCCACCAACGAGACGGGACCAGACCCGAACGAAACGCTCGTCGCCGACTACGCCTCCTGCTACATCCCGGCCTTCCGCGTCGCCGGTCAGCAGCGCGACCACGACGACCTCGGGAAGATCGAGATCGACGCCGAGGCCGACCTCGACGATGACGACGACCTCGAAGCCATCCGCTTCGACATGCGTGTCGAGGCCGACATCAGCGGCGAGGAAGACGAACTCGTCGAACGCGGCGAGGAGATCTGTCACGTCCACTCGGCGCTGCGCGAGGACCTCCACGCCGACATCTCGGTCGAGAGCGGCGCGTTCTAA
- a CDS encoding CDP-alcohol phosphatidyltransferase family protein yields the protein MTLDQYRSLADRLLEPFVGLAVRAGLTPNAVSVLAFALAGGAGVAYTLVGGESVWYFVGAVLVGLNGALDLLDGALARRLDTASRAGDLLDHVLDRYADIVLVVGLAVGIDREVLGIVAVTGVLMTSYLGTQAQAVGLDRVYGGLLGRADRLALIGIVTGLAAFVQFSILDVSLVGWLLVVLAVVGHLTALQRLSHAWSALSPGR from the coding sequence ATGACGCTCGACCAGTACCGCTCGCTCGCCGACAGACTGTTGGAGCCGTTCGTCGGCTTGGCCGTGCGCGCGGGGCTGACGCCGAACGCGGTGAGTGTATTGGCGTTCGCCCTCGCGGGCGGGGCTGGGGTCGCCTACACCCTCGTGGGCGGCGAGTCAGTGTGGTATTTCGTCGGCGCAGTACTCGTGGGCCTGAACGGCGCGCTCGACCTGCTCGACGGGGCGCTCGCCCGCCGGCTCGACACGGCATCACGGGCCGGCGATCTGCTCGACCACGTGCTCGACCGGTACGCCGATATCGTGCTGGTCGTCGGACTCGCGGTGGGTATCGACAGGGAGGTTCTGGGCATCGTGGCCGTCACCGGTGTCTTGATGACCTCCTATCTCGGCACACAGGCGCAGGCGGTCGGTCTCGACCGGGTGTATGGGGGACTGCTCGGTCGCGCGGATCGCCTCGCGCTCATCGGCATCGTCACCGGACTGGCGGCGTTCGTCCAGTTCTCGATTCTCGATGTGAGCCTTGTCGGCTGGCTGCTGGTCGTGCTGGCCGTCGTCGGCCATCTGACGGCGCTCCAGCGCCTCTCGCACGCGTGGAGCGCGCTCTCGCCGGGCCGCTGA
- the hisC gene encoding histidinol-phosphate transaminase, whose protein sequence is MQPRDLSNHTVYAAGRGSEEVARELDLAPDELVTLSSNENPHGPSPAAAAAIRDGAETVHTYPKSVHTDLTERIAERWAVDPAQIWLANGGDGALDYLSRALLDPGDSVLVSRPGFAYYAMSARYHHGRVNTYELERSNGFAQTPETVLDAYDGERIVYLTSPHNPTGTTASLDTIEQVAEETDEETLIVVDEAYGEFADVPSALALVEGREGWNARDDVAVLRTFSKAYGLAGVRLGYAVVPDEWAGAYARVNTPFAASALACRAGLAALDDREHVEKTVETVRWAREFVMDELDADTYPSAGNFVLVDVGDATTVAEAAKRKGVIVRDCSSFELTDCIRISCGTREETQRAVEVINEVLA, encoded by the coding sequence ATGCAGCCACGCGACCTCTCGAATCACACCGTGTACGCGGCGGGCCGAGGTAGCGAGGAGGTCGCCCGCGAGCTGGATCTCGCGCCCGACGAACTGGTGACACTCTCCTCGAACGAGAACCCGCACGGCCCGAGTCCGGCGGCGGCCGCCGCCATCCGCGACGGTGCCGAAACGGTCCACACCTACCCCAAGAGCGTACACACCGACCTCACGGAGCGCATCGCCGAGCGCTGGGCGGTCGATCCAGCACAAATCTGGCTCGCCAACGGCGGCGACGGCGCGCTCGATTACCTCTCGCGCGCGCTGCTCGACCCCGGCGATTCGGTACTCGTCTCTCGCCCCGGATTCGCCTACTACGCGATGAGCGCGCGCTATCATCACGGTCGTGTGAACACCTACGAACTGGAGCGATCGAACGGGTTCGCACAGACACCCGAGACCGTCCTCGACGCCTACGACGGCGAGCGTATCGTCTATCTCACGAGCCCGCACAACCCGACCGGCACGACCGCGAGCCTCGACACCATAGAGCAGGTGGCCGAAGAAACCGACGAGGAAACCTTGATAGTGGTCGACGAGGCTTACGGCGAGTTCGCCGACGTTCCGAGCGCGCTCGCGCTCGTCGAGGGTCGAGAGGGATGGAACGCCCGCGATGACGTCGCCGTGCTCAGGACGTTCTCGAAGGCCTACGGGCTGGCGGGCGTGCGACTCGGCTACGCCGTGGTGCCCGACGAATGGGCCGGGGCGTACGCGCGCGTGAACACGCCGTTCGCGGCCAGCGCGCTCGCCTGTCGGGCGGGTCTCGCTGCGCTCGACGACCGCGAACACGTCGAAAAAACCGTCGAGACGGTCCGGTGGGCGCGCGAGTTCGTGATGGACGAACTCGACGCAGACACATACCCGAGCGCGGGCAACTTCGTGCTCGTCGACGTGGGCGACGCCACGACGGTCGCGGAGGCCGCCAAACGGAAGGGCGTGATCGTCCGGGACTGTTCGAGTTTCGAACTCACCGACTGCATCCGGATCTCCTGTGGCACGCGCGAGGAGACCCAGCGCGCGGTCGAGGTGATAAACGAGGTGCTCGCATGA
- the tpiA gene encoding triose-phosphate isomerase, with translation MFVLVNLKAYATDPVEIAAAAREVADESGARIAVAPQAARLAAVADTGVETWAQHVSAVEHGSHTGSTLAEAVAEAGATGTLINHSEHRLRLADVDGALAAADRAGLETVVCANNPAQVGAAAALGPDAVAVEPPELIGGDQSVSQADPDIVTEAVTAAEAVDDSVDVLCGAGISSGDDLDAAGELGAEGVLLASGVAKADDPRAALAELVEPLS, from the coding sequence ATGTTCGTCCTCGTCAATCTGAAAGCCTACGCCACCGATCCGGTCGAGATCGCGGCCGCCGCACGTGAAGTGGCCGACGAATCGGGTGCGCGGATCGCCGTCGCGCCTCAAGCGGCCCGGCTCGCAGCGGTCGCCGACACGGGCGTCGAGACGTGGGCACAGCACGTCTCCGCCGTGGAACACGGCAGTCACACGGGAAGTACGCTCGCCGAGGCGGTGGCGGAGGCGGGTGCGACTGGCACACTCATCAACCACTCCGAGCACCGGCTCCGCCTCGCCGACGTCGACGGGGCACTCGCCGCCGCCGACCGCGCAGGTCTCGAAACGGTCGTCTGTGCGAACAACCCCGCGCAGGTGGGTGCGGCGGCGGCGCTCGGGCCGGATGCGGTGGCGGTCGAGCCGCCGGAACTCATCGGCGGCGACCAATCGGTGAGTCAGGCCGATCCCGATATCGTCACCGAGGCGGTCACGGCGGCCGAAGCGGTCGATGACTCGGTGGACGTGCTCTGTGGGGCCGGCATCTCGTCGGGCGACGACCTCGATGCGGCGGGCGAGTTGGGTGCGGAGGGCGTGCTACTCGCCAGCGGCGTGGCGAAGGCCGACGACCCACGGGCGGCGCTTGCCGAACTGGTCGAACCGCTCTCCTGA
- a CDS encoding fumarylacetoacetate hydrolase family protein — protein sequence MHRVRFRDPEGEVRTGEWDAEESRITANAGPTGRVAFPDDTFSPGEVDVLAPTEPSKIVCVGLNYEDHAEEQGSEIPERPMLFLKGPNAVASHNQTVELLPGKERIDYEAELGVVIGTECRNVAEDDAMDVVGGYTCVNDISNRDDQSIEQNWVRGKAFDGAAPMGPLLATPDEVPEDASIELRVNGERRQHSSRDQFIFSIPELVAEITAYMTLEPGDVISTGTPAGVGPLSDGDRVAVEIEGVGTLSHSVTIP from the coding sequence ATGCACCGCGTCAGGTTCCGCGACCCCGAGGGTGAGGTTCGCACCGGCGAGTGGGATGCCGAGGAAAGTCGCATCACCGCCAACGCCGGTCCGACGGGGAGAGTCGCCTTTCCGGACGACACGTTTTCGCCGGGGGAAGTCGACGTACTCGCCCCGACCGAACCGTCGAAGATCGTCTGTGTCGGTCTCAACTACGAGGATCACGCCGAAGAGCAAGGTAGTGAGATTCCCGAGCGCCCGATGCTCTTCTTGAAGGGACCGAACGCCGTGGCGAGCCACAACCAGACCGTGGAACTCCTCCCGGGGAAGGAGCGCATCGACTACGAGGCCGAACTCGGCGTCGTTATCGGCACCGAGTGTCGCAACGTCGCCGAGGACGATGCGATGGACGTCGTGGGCGGCTACACGTGTGTCAACGACATCTCGAACCGCGACGACCAGTCGATCGAGCAGAACTGGGTGCGCGGGAAGGCCTTCGACGGCGCTGCGCCGATGGGACCGCTACTCGCCACTCCCGACGAGGTGCCAGAAGACGCGAGCATCGAACTCCGGGTCAACGGCGAGCGCAGACAGCACTCTTCGAGGGATCAGTTCATCTTCTCGATACCCGAACTCGTCGCGGAGATCACCGCCTATATGACCCTCGAACCGGGCGACGTCATCTCGACGGGAACGCCCGCCGGCGTCGGACCGCTGTCGGACGGCGATCGCGTGGCCGTCGAGATCGAGGGCGTCGGCACGCTCTCGCATTCGGTCACGATTCCATGA
- a CDS encoding NUDIX hydrolase — protein sequence MSNTDHDWPVLESVTEYETGWYTGGYDRVEQPDGTEKKYYWAELPAAVVVVARSDKELVFVDQYRPAIGEQCLELPAGIVEDGESATTAGARELREETGFEAAGISLLSEFWVATGVLRHRRAIVFAEGLTPTDRDLDDNEFLTVTTIPIDEALAVAREEPANDATIEGLLLAREEGLL from the coding sequence ATGAGCAACACCGACCACGACTGGCCGGTTCTCGAATCGGTCACCGAGTACGAGACCGGCTGGTACACCGGTGGCTACGACCGCGTCGAACAGCCCGATGGAACGGAAAAGAAGTACTACTGGGCGGAACTCCCGGCGGCGGTCGTGGTGGTCGCTCGCAGCGACAAGGAGTTGGTGTTCGTCGACCAGTATCGGCCAGCTATCGGCGAGCAGTGTCTCGAACTCCCGGCCGGTATCGTCGAGGACGGCGAATCGGCCACCACGGCGGGCGCGCGCGAACTCCGCGAGGAGACCGGCTTCGAGGCCGCAGGCATCTCGCTGCTCTCCGAGTTCTGGGTCGCTACTGGCGTGCTCCGGCATCGCCGCGCCATCGTCTTCGCGGAGGGACTTACCCCCACTGACCGCGACCTCGACGACAACGAGTTTCTGACCGTGACGACGATACCAATCGATGAAGCGCTCGCGGTGGCGCGCGAAGAACCCGCAAACGACGCCACCATCGAGGGGCTGCTGCTCGCGCGCGAGGAGGGTCTGCTCTGA
- a CDS encoding acyl-CoA synthetase encodes MATHNLPDYEAARGEFSWDDIYAEADWDAPEEFNIGHEVCDRHADGTGKVALEYAGTDGERETLTFDDLAERSNQFANVLESEGIERGDRVFTYLPRVPAHYVALVGTLKRGAVFGGVNERFGPDGIAYRLGDCNGRAVVTTSENRETVERALEDVPSVETVITVDRGDGIADGDVDFEEAMADASAEYEAAKTGSEDNALLYYTSGTTGLAKGVLHKHRWVAGVAATQRYAVDLQEDDLYWSTADLGWLTGPINALGAWFWGTSQLAYEGEFSPEKWADLLDEFPISVLFSVPTAYRMLRTNEDVLSGVDLDLRHALSIGEPLSAGVVEWGEQALDVTILDTYGQTETGNMVINNYPMMELRPGSMGKPLPGVESAIVDPETGEVLDPGETGEIAHRGEFPCFFAEYWENPEKTDGCFVEGSDGEWYLSGDLAHLDEDGYFWFEGRADDVILSSGYRIGPFEVESSLGEHPAVAEAAVVPKPDTERGNIVKAYVVLTGDHSGSEDLAEELQTHVREELSAHEYPREVEFVDDLPKTVTGKIRRTELRDRTADPTE; translated from the coding sequence ATGGCAACGCACAACTTGCCCGATTACGAGGCCGCGCGCGGGGAGTTCTCGTGGGACGATATCTACGCCGAGGCCGACTGGGACGCCCCTGAGGAGTTCAACATCGGCCACGAGGTCTGCGACCGCCACGCCGACGGCACAGGGAAAGTGGCACTGGAGTACGCCGGCACCGACGGCGAGCGCGAGACGCTGACGTTCGATGACCTCGCCGAACGGTCCAATCAGTTCGCAAACGTGCTCGAAAGCGAGGGCATCGAGCGCGGCGACCGGGTGTTTACCTATCTGCCACGGGTTCCGGCCCACTACGTCGCGCTGGTGGGAACCCTGAAGCGCGGCGCGGTCTTCGGCGGCGTCAACGAGCGCTTCGGTCCCGACGGCATCGCCTATCGACTCGGCGACTGCAACGGGCGCGCGGTCGTGACCACCTCCGAGAACCGCGAGACGGTCGAACGCGCGCTTGAAGACGTCCCGAGCGTCGAGACCGTTATCACGGTCGACCGGGGCGATGGCATCGCCGACGGCGACGTGGATTTCGAGGAAGCAATGGCCGACGCGAGCGCCGAATACGAGGCGGCGAAGACGGGCAGCGAGGACAACGCCCTGCTCTACTACACCAGCGGCACGACCGGGCTGGCGAAGGGTGTCCTCCACAAACACCGGTGGGTCGCCGGCGTCGCGGCCACCCAGCGCTACGCGGTCGATCTGCAAGAGGACGATCTCTACTGGTCGACCGCCGACCTCGGCTGGCTCACGGGCCCCATCAACGCCCTCGGCGCGTGGTTCTGGGGCACGAGCCAGCTCGCCTACGAAGGTGAGTTCAGTCCTGAAAAATGGGCCGACCTTCTGGACGAGTTCCCGATCAGTGTATTATTCTCGGTGCCGACTGCCTACCGGATGCTCAGGACAAACGAGGACGTGCTCTCGGGCGTCGACCTCGACCTGCGCCACGCGCTCTCGATCGGCGAGCCGCTCTCGGCCGGCGTCGTCGAGTGGGGTGAACAGGCATTGGACGTGACGATTCTGGATACCTACGGCCAGACCGAGACCGGCAATATGGTCATCAACAACTATCCGATGATGGAACTCAGACCGGGGAGCATGGGCAAACCCCTTCCGGGTGTTGAGTCGGCCATCGTCGACCCCGAAACCGGCGAGGTGCTCGACCCCGGCGAGACGGGCGAGATCGCCCACCGGGGTGAGTTCCCCTGCTTCTTCGCCGAATACTGGGAGAACCCCGAAAAGACCGACGGCTGCTTCGTCGAGGGAAGCGATGGTGAATGGTATCTCTCGGGCGACCTCGCCCATCTCGATGAAGATGGGTATTTCTGGTTCGAGGGCCGCGCCGACGACGTGATCCTCTCCTCTGGCTACCGCATCGGTCCCTTCGAGGTCGAATCCTCGCTCGGCGAGCATCCCGCGGTGGCGGAGGCCGCGGTCGTCCCGAAACCCGACACCGAGCGCGGCAACATCGTCAAGGCCTACGTCGTGCTCACCGGCGACCACAGTGGTTCGGAAGACCTCGCCGAGGAACTGCAAACACACGTCCGCGAGGAACTGTCGGCCCACGAGTATCCCCGCGAGGTGGAGTTCGTGGACGACCTCCCCAAGACGGTGACCGGCAAGATCCGACGCACCGAACTGCGCGACAGGACGGCGGACCCGACCGAATGA
- a CDS encoding DUF420 domain-containing protein — translation MELRARNHVPALAGLLSAVSLALVFGAVLGAFEGTLPRAPTAVLDAIPLVNVLVSALAIVTIATGWRAIRRGAVRRHRTLMGVSLALFVTFLVLYLYRVSLLGPAPFPGPDSIYRFVYLPTLAIHVSLAIVCIPLLYYVLLLALTRPVEALSATNHPRVGRVAASLWMTSFALGIVVYLLSYVVY, via the coding sequence ATGGAGCTTCGCGCACGAAATCACGTGCCGGCGCTTGCGGGACTGCTCTCTGCGGTATCGCTCGCGCTCGTCTTCGGGGCCGTTCTCGGAGCGTTCGAGGGAACGCTTCCACGTGCCCCGACGGCGGTGCTCGACGCGATTCCCCTCGTGAACGTTCTCGTCAGCGCCCTCGCCATCGTCACTATCGCCACCGGCTGGCGAGCCATCAGGCGCGGCGCAGTCCGCCGCCATCGCACGTTGATGGGTGTCTCGCTCGCACTGTTCGTCACCTTCCTCGTCCTCTATCTCTACCGCGTCTCGCTGCTCGGGCCGGCACCGTTTCCGGGTCCCGATAGTATATATCGGTTCGTCTATCTCCCGACGCTCGCCATCCACGTCTCGCTCGCCATCGTCTGCATCCCGCTGCTCTACTACGTCCTGCTGCTCGCGCTCACCCGGCCCGTCGAGGCGCTCTCGGCAACGAACCATCCACGAGTCGGTCGCGTCGCCGCCTCGCTGTGGATGACCTCGTTCGCACTCGGCATCGTCGTCTATCTGCTGTCGTACGTCGTCTACTGA
- a CDS encoding adenylate kinase family protein, with the protein MRVAITGTPGTGKTTATERLDHEVVHLNDVIRADGLDTGTDESRESLVADMDAVAAALDEREKDEIELVESHLAHRLPADRVVVLRCHPDELGERLAARGESERTVEENRESEALDVILAEAVESHGLDSVYEIDATERTPEETAAEIERVVAGEREPSAGTVSFLDAVSVERR; encoded by the coding sequence ATGCGGGTCGCTATCACCGGCACGCCCGGCACGGGCAAGACGACCGCGACCGAACGCCTCGATCACGAAGTAGTACATCTGAACGACGTCATCCGCGCGGACGGACTCGATACAGGGACCGACGAGAGTCGGGAGAGTCTGGTCGCGGATATGGACGCGGTCGCGGCAGCCCTCGACGAGCGAGAAAAGGACGAAATCGAACTCGTCGAATCCCATCTCGCCCACCGGCTGCCGGCTGACCGGGTGGTCGTGCTGCGCTGTCATCCCGACGAACTCGGCGAGCGCCTCGCCGCCCGCGGTGAGTCCGAGAGGACGGTCGAGGAGAACCGCGAGAGCGAGGCGCTCGACGTGATCCTCGCCGAAGCCGTCGAGAGCCACGGACTCGATAGCGTCTACGAGATCGACGCGACCGAGCGCACTCCCGAGGAGACCGCCGCCGAAATCGAGCGGGTCGTCGCCGGCGAGCGCGAACCGAGCGCCGGGACGGTCTCGTTTCTCGACGCGGTGTCGGTAGAGCGCCGATGA
- a CDS encoding uracil-DNA glycosylase family protein, whose protein sequence is MENVTDRTSNPFGMRPPCERFVAGYGDANAALHLVGDHPGVHGGLDTGVPFTNAAGRRLLAVFADIGLLDDPDADAPALDDLFLSYLHLCAGDPTPESYADCERFFDAELRAIGAHVLLPVGERATEHVLRTYTARTPPQPLDMDALHATELRGSGWLVVPIADPGGWNDGHAERLREALETLLGTDYRREAELGRFMPGDEPYLVR, encoded by the coding sequence GTGGAAAACGTCACCGACCGCACGAGCAATCCCTTCGGCATGCGCCCGCCGTGCGAACGGTTCGTGGCGGGCTACGGCGACGCCAACGCGGCGTTGCACCTCGTCGGCGACCATCCCGGTGTTCACGGCGGTCTCGATACGGGCGTCCCGTTCACGAACGCCGCCGGTCGCCGCCTGCTCGCCGTCTTCGCCGACATAGGGTTGCTCGACGATCCCGACGCCGACGCCCCCGCCCTCGACGATCTCTTCCTCTCGTACCTCCACCTCTGTGCCGGCGACCCGACCCCGGAGTCGTACGCCGACTGCGAGCGATTTTTCGACGCCGAACTCCGCGCCATCGGCGCTCACGTCCTGCTTCCCGTCGGCGAGCGCGCGACCGAACACGTCCTGCGGACCTACACCGCCCGTACCCCACCGCAACCGCTCGACATGGACGCCCTTCACGCGACCGAGCTGCGGGGGAGCGGCTGGCTCGTCGTTCCGATAGCCGATCCCGGAGGCTGGAACGACGGCCACGCCGAGCGATTGCGGGAGGCGCTCGAAACGCTGCTCGGCACCGACTACCGCCGCGAGGCCGAACTCGGGCGGTTCATGCCCGGCGACGAACCGTATCTCGTCCGCTGA
- a CDS encoding Rieske (2Fe-2S) protein, whose translation MAVEDTGYVQVASLSDLEAEGRKVVSSDGRPIALFHHEGAVYAVDNRCPHMGFPLTRGTVEDGILTCHWHHARFELEEGDTFDLFADDVQTFPTAIDDGEVYLDPDPEPDVPPATRFRNRLADGLQEDISLVMAKSVIGLDEEGEGFYTPLETAVNFGTRYRAMGWGRGLTTLGCMANLYDHVGSRDKRRAMFTGVREVADDSAGEPPRFQQYAFDNRDLSKERLKSWFRNTCEVRDTDGAERCLLTAIDTLPPEDVAEMVFSAATDHRYMNAGHTLDFINTAFETAQHLGWEEHADAALASTVAQITDATRSEELSSWRQPVDIAGLCTDANDRLSDLVAAGEGKEWERPEGFVETLLADDAEAIIDALTDAIKSGATTEQLADAVARAATRRVLWFATNNEFNDWNTVHHTFTYANALHRATQKTDATELYRTCFDGAMSVYLDRFLNSPRAPVPDPGETDRAPADVRADLLGAFDEQGNTNRAASLVSEHFDADGDSDDLKRTLGRGLLREDADFHTLQNLTAAIERFEYVDEESEQRTALMATARYMAAHFPTRRSNEQTFSIATRLHRGERLHEVE comes from the coding sequence ATGGCGGTCGAAGACACGGGCTACGTACAGGTCGCATCGCTGTCGGACCTCGAAGCCGAAGGCCGAAAAGTCGTCAGCAGCGACGGCCGGCCGATCGCGCTCTTCCACCACGAGGGCGCAGTCTACGCCGTCGACAACCGCTGTCCGCACATGGGCTTCCCGCTGACCCGCGGGACCGTCGAGGACGGCATCCTCACTTGCCACTGGCATCACGCACGCTTCGAACTGGAGGAGGGCGACACCTTCGACCTCTTCGCCGACGACGTCCAGACCTTCCCGACCGCAATCGACGACGGCGAGGTGTATCTCGACCCCGACCCCGAACCCGACGTCCCGCCCGCGACACGATTTCGCAACCGACTCGCCGACGGCCTGCAGGAAGACATCTCGCTTGTGATGGCGAAGTCGGTGATCGGCTTAGATGAGGAGGGAGAGGGGTTCTACACGCCGCTCGAAACCGCCGTCAACTTCGGCACGCGCTACCGCGCGATGGGCTGGGGACGCGGTCTCACTACCTTGGGCTGCATGGCGAACCTCTACGACCACGTCGGCAGCCGGGACAAGCGCCGAGCGATGTTCACGGGCGTCCGCGAGGTCGCCGACGATTCGGCCGGCGAACCACCACGCTTCCAGCAGTACGCCTTCGACAACCGCGACCTCTCGAAGGAACGTCTCAAGTCGTGGTTCCGGAATACCTGCGAGGTGCGCGACACCGACGGCGCGGAGCGCTGTCTACTCACGGCTATCGACACGCTCCCGCCGGAAGACGTCGCGGAGATGGTCTTTTCGGCCGCGACCGACCACCGCTACATGAACGCCGGGCACACACTGGATTTCATCAACACGGCCTTCGAGACGGCACAACACCTCGGCTGGGAGGAACATGCCGATGCCGCGCTCGCCTCGACGGTCGCCCAGATCACCGACGCCACCAGAAGTGAAGAACTCTCCTCGTGGCGTCAACCCGTGGACATCGCAGGGCTGTGTACCGATGCGAACGATCGCCTCTCCGATCTCGTGGCTGCCGGCGAGGGCAAAGAGTGGGAGCGCCCCGAGGGATTCGTCGAGACGCTACTCGCCGACGATGCGGAGGCGATCATCGACGCGCTGACCGACGCCATCAAATCGGGTGCGACGACCGAACAGCTCGCCGACGCGGTCGCGCGCGCGGCCACCCGCCGGGTGCTCTGGTTCGCCACGAACAACGAGTTCAACGACTGGAACACCGTCCATCACACCTTCACCTACGCGAACGCCCTCCACCGCGCGACCCAGAAGACCGACGCGACCGAACTCTATCGGACCTGCTTCGACGGCGCGATGTCGGTCTATCTCGATCGGTTCCTCAACTCGCCGCGCGCGCCGGTGCCCGATCCCGGCGAGACCGATCGCGCGCCCGCGGATGTCCGCGCCGACCTGCTCGGCGCGTTCGACGAACAGGGCAACACCAATCGTGCGGCCAGCCTCGTGAGCGAACATTTCGATGCCGACGGCGACTCTGATGATTTGAAACGTACGCTCGGGCGCGGATTGCTCCGCGAGGACGCCGACTTCCACACCCTCCAGAACCTGACGGCGGCCATCGAGCGTTTCGAATACGTCGACGAGGAGAGCGAGCAGCGGACGGCGCTGATGGCGACCGCACGCTACATGGCCGCCCACTTCCCGACGCGGCGTTCGAACGAGCAGACCTTCTCGATTGCGACGCGGCTGCACCGTGGCGAGCGCCTCCACGAGGTGGAGTAG